A window of Mucilaginibacter paludis DSM 18603 contains these coding sequences:
- a CDS encoding fatty acid desaturase — MAFLDHVLQPPAYGWQDENGDLVKPSSKQIWHEFFSRLNVFKDRKNWLGFFSWLKVICLVPFFLLFVFKFFSVWMLLIAFLYSMIIMGTHGTIWYHRYCTHGAYKFKNNFWRFLTQNLTLKIIPEEIYVVSHHVHHAKSDRPGDPYNAFGGFLYCFLADVNHQPIAKDLSKEDYNRAVQLMKHTGLKTNTYEQYQKWGSLANPGMAILYWIVNWSFWYLAFYLMGGHALACTIFGAAGFWAVGVRTFNYEGHGKGEDKRQDGVDYSRDDMSINQLWPGFVAGEWHNNHHLFPKSARTGFMPHQVDFAWYYIKFLSMIGGVSFYRDSKQQFLEQYHQPYLESKKNASALNAEVVPNILTSEP; from the coding sequence ATGGCATTTTTAGACCATGTATTACAGCCGCCTGCATATGGATGGCAAGATGAAAACGGCGATTTAGTAAAACCTTCCTCCAAACAAATCTGGCACGAGTTTTTTTCCCGGCTAAATGTATTTAAGGACCGTAAAAACTGGCTCGGCTTTTTTAGCTGGCTCAAAGTAATTTGCCTGGTGCCGTTTTTTTTATTATTTGTATTTAAGTTTTTTAGTGTATGGATGTTGCTCATCGCGTTTTTATACAGCATGATTATCATGGGGACACACGGTACCATTTGGTATCACCGGTATTGCACACATGGCGCCTATAAGTTTAAAAATAACTTCTGGCGGTTTTTAACTCAAAACCTAACGCTAAAAATAATTCCCGAAGAAATTTACGTGGTGTCGCACCATGTACACCATGCCAAATCTGATCGCCCTGGAGACCCTTACAATGCCTTTGGCGGATTTTTATATTGCTTTTTGGCCGATGTGAACCACCAACCCATAGCCAAGGATTTGAGCAAGGAAGATTATAACCGCGCCGTACAACTCATGAAGCATACCGGGCTCAAAACCAATACTTATGAGCAGTACCAAAAATGGGGCTCGTTGGCTAACCCGGGCATGGCTATTTTATATTGGATAGTTAACTGGAGCTTTTGGTACCTGGCCTTTTACCTGATGGGTGGCCACGCGCTGGCCTGTACTATTTTTGGCGCCGCCGGTTTTTGGGCGGTAGGTGTGCGTACCTTTAATTACGAAGGGCACGGTAAGGGCGAAGATAAACGGCAGGATGGGGTAGATTATAGTCGCGATGATATGTCTATCAATCAACTTTGGCCGGGTTTTGTGGCTGGCGAGTGGCATAACAATCACCACCTGTTTCCTAAAAGCGCGCGTACCGGCTTTATGCCGCACCAGGTTGATTTTGCCTGGTACTATATTAAGTTTTTAAGTATGATAGGAGGGGTGAGCTTTTACCGCGATTCTAAACAACAATTTTTAGAGCAGTATCACCAACCTTACCTGGAAAGCAAAAAAAATGCTTCTGCGTTAAATGCGGAAGTAGTTCCAAATATTTTAACTTCTGAGCCCTAA
- a CDS encoding ammonium transporter: protein MKKIIPFALLVIVVILALIFPSAETVNIATNKIDTGDTAWLLTSTALVLIMTPGLAFFYGGMVNKKNVLSTMMQSFICMGVITVIWVVFGFSLAFGDSIGGIIGNPATFFMMKGMLGNATWKLAPTVPLVLFAMFQLKFAVITPALITGAFAERIRFNSYLIFICLFIVIIYAPLAHSTWHPDGIMFKLGVLDFAGGTVVHMSAGWAALASALYLKQRNEPVHAPARISYVLLGTGLLWFGWFGFNAGSALGAGPLAATALATTTTASAAAAMSWVFFDILLGKKPSVMNACIGAVVGLVAVTPAAGFVTVSSSLIIGIVAAVVSNLVVMWRSRTSIDDTLDVFPCHGVGGMVGMLLTGVFANTNVNAGNTTGNGLFYGETHLFVTHLIALVSVSVFAFFGSLLLLKITDLISPLRVTAEDEVVGLDMSQHGEEL, encoded by the coding sequence ATGAAAAAAATCATACCCTTTGCGTTACTCGTTATTGTAGTGATACTTGCACTCATTTTTCCGTCGGCCGAAACGGTTAACATCGCCACCAACAAAATAGATACCGGCGATACGGCCTGGTTATTAACTTCTACCGCACTTGTATTGATCATGACACCGGGCCTGGCCTTTTTTTACGGTGGCATGGTTAACAAAAAAAACGTACTATCAACCATGATGCAGAGCTTTATCTGCATGGGCGTAATTACTGTTATCTGGGTTGTGTTCGGTTTTAGTTTAGCCTTCGGCGATTCTATAGGCGGCATCATAGGTAACCCTGCTACATTTTTCATGATGAAGGGCATGCTGGGCAACGCTACCTGGAAACTGGCCCCTACCGTACCTTTGGTATTGTTTGCCATGTTCCAGCTTAAATTTGCGGTAATTACCCCGGCACTGATAACCGGCGCTTTTGCCGAGCGTATCCGCTTTAACTCGTACCTGATTTTTATCTGCCTGTTTATCGTGATCATTTACGCGCCGCTTGCGCACTCTACCTGGCACCCGGATGGTATCATGTTTAAATTAGGGGTATTAGATTTTGCCGGCGGCACAGTTGTACACATGTCTGCAGGTTGGGCAGCCCTTGCTTCGGCCTTATACCTTAAACAACGGAACGAGCCCGTACACGCGCCAGCCCGTATCAGCTATGTATTATTGGGTACAGGTTTACTATGGTTTGGCTGGTTTGGTTTTAATGCAGGGTCGGCTTTGGGCGCAGGCCCGCTAGCGGCTACCGCGCTGGCAACAACAACAACAGCATCGGCGGCGGCAGCTATGTCGTGGGTGTTTTTTGATATCCTGTTAGGCAAAAAACCATCTGTTATGAATGCCTGTATAGGCGCCGTAGTTGGTTTGGTAGCCGTTACACCGGCAGCCGGTTTCGTTACCGTATCAAGCTCTTTAATTATAGGTATTGTTGCAGCTGTGGTAAGTAACCTGGTGGTAATGTGGCGCTCACGCACCTCTATTGATGATACGCTGGATGTTTTCCCTTGCCACGGTGTTGGCGGTATGGTGGGTATGCTATTAACCGGGGTATTTGCCAATACCAACGTTAACGCAGGTAATACCACTGGTAACGGTTTATTTTATGGCGAAACACATTTGTTTGTTACGCATTTAATAGCGCTGGTATCGGTATCGGTATTCGCGTTTTTCGGTTCGTTGTTGTTACTGAAAATTACCGACCTGATTAGCCCGCTGCGTGTAACTGCCGAAGACGAGGTTGTCGGCCTTGATATGAGCCAGCATGGTGAAGAACTTTAA
- a CDS encoding Sec-independent protein translocase subunit TatA/TatB, translated as MLSSTLLFLSAPDITIILVVALVLFGGKKLPELARGLGQGIREFKDATEGVKTDIQNQVNKEPVNPAPPAAPVNPVPPVTPVQKSDLPEYTPVNDVRQTPPPTKE; from the coding sequence ATGTTAAGTTCAACATTATTATTTCTGAGCGCTCCAGATATTACCATCATCCTGGTGGTGGCCCTTGTGTTATTTGGCGGAAAAAAGCTTCCTGAACTGGCCCGCGGCCTCGGTCAGGGAATTCGTGAGTTTAAAGATGCCACCGAAGGTGTTAAAACCGATATCCAGAATCAGGTGAACAAAGAACCCGTAAACCCAGCGCCACCTGCTGCGCCTGTAAACCCGGTTCCGCCCGTTACGCCTGTACAAAAAAGCGATTTGCCGGAATATACGCCTGTTAACGATGTGCGCCAGACGCCCCCGCCAACAAAAGAATAA
- a CDS encoding glycosyltransferase family 117 protein: MQYNRLNNLLGWLCFVIAAVTYTLTLEPSVSFWDCGEFISCAFRLQVSHQPGYPLFAMIEKAFSLLSFGNNAKVPFYTNFGTALTSSATVMFLFWTITAMAKKLMAKTNDVMDQSRTILIMGAGLVGALAFAFSDTFWFSAVETIVWSTSTLCTAVVFWGILKWDAHADEPGADRWIVFIAYVMGLSIGIHLLNLVTIPAIALVYYFRRGKLIDPKNTIIAILTGVGILLFVQFGIIQYTVKFAAYFDLFFVNTLKMGFGTGALAFFIILIGAIVYGIIYTTRHNMPRLNMAFICVAFIYLGYSSFAYIPIRATADPNLNNTDPNNAFALLSYLNRDQYGDRPLIYGQYFDSKQADLSAEEITALKNSGSIVYRKGKTQYEEASRKYSIPYERNTLLPRIYDQEGDHPQFYKDWLHIAEGQNASFVDNIKFLFSWQIYQMYVRYFLWNYVGRYNDMDGQSNIAGIDGNWTSGFFDSSKNLPKSILENKNYAPLYALPFLIGVFGAVYHFRRNRRNALVVTLLFFFTGLAIILYVNQPPLQPRERDYSYVSSFYAFAIWIGLGVIAVADVLRKKLSPQVSGLIAAGACLLAAPVLMAKQEWRGHDRSTKWTPHDMAYNYLISCAPNAILFTYGDNDTYSLWYDQEVEGIRPDVRIVNLSLLGTDWYIRGMKHKMNASEPLPITMPDEKFQLGVRDVIYYNDSKIPGSVELKEVFDFITSDDSRAKVEYQSGETMNYLPTKNFKISINPDDVIKNGVVPADQRDKIAPVMDWKYTSNYVTKDNLAMLDILAHNNWKRPVYFAITVGNENMIGLQPYLYKEGFAYHLMPLKVDTAAKDQDKTNTLVMYHNVMEKFKWGNMKNASYLDHESTNMFYPVILSLFVNLSQNLMAEGHTDLAANTLHKYVDVMPDIYPDITVALRKNYLAQMLYEVNDVAAANKMLNSIDDYVVDQLNYDYRLLEKNSGGINGQEIQYGVSLINSMVNTTKQYHQTALSAKFAAQLKDYESKFAGIIGH; encoded by the coding sequence ATGCAATACAACAGACTAAATAATCTATTGGGCTGGCTTTGCTTTGTCATAGCGGCAGTTACCTACACCTTAACCTTAGAGCCATCAGTAAGTTTCTGGGATTGCGGCGAGTTTATCTCCTGCGCTTTCAGATTACAGGTATCACACCAGCCAGGCTACCCTTTATTTGCCATGATAGAAAAGGCTTTCTCCTTACTCTCATTCGGCAATAATGCAAAAGTGCCTTTTTACACTAACTTCGGCACAGCCTTAACCAGCTCGGCTACCGTGATGTTCCTTTTCTGGACCATTACCGCCATGGCTAAAAAATTAATGGCTAAAACCAACGATGTGATGGATCAGTCGCGTACTATCCTCATCATGGGTGCCGGTTTGGTAGGGGCGCTGGCCTTTGCTTTCTCTGATACTTTTTGGTTTTCGGCTGTTGAAACCATCGTATGGTCAACTTCAACTTTGTGTACCGCCGTTGTTTTTTGGGGAATATTAAAATGGGATGCGCATGCTGATGAGCCCGGCGCCGACAGATGGATCGTTTTTATCGCCTATGTAATGGGCTTATCTATCGGTATCCACCTGCTTAACTTAGTTACCATACCGGCTATAGCGTTGGTATACTACTTCCGCCGTGGTAAGCTGATCGATCCTAAAAACACCATCATCGCTATTTTAACAGGTGTGGGTATATTACTGTTTGTACAGTTCGGTATCATCCAATACACTGTTAAATTTGCCGCCTATTTTGATCTGTTTTTTGTGAATACATTGAAAATGGGATTTGGTACCGGTGCCCTGGCCTTCTTTATCATTTTGATAGGCGCAATTGTGTACGGCATCATCTATACCACACGCCACAATATGCCGCGGTTAAACATGGCTTTTATATGTGTGGCCTTTATCTATTTAGGTTACAGCTCTTTTGCCTATATCCCTATCCGCGCCACTGCCGATCCGAACTTAAATAACACCGACCCTAATAACGCCTTTGCCTTATTAAGTTATTTAAACCGCGACCAGTACGGCGACAGGCCGCTTATTTACGGCCAATACTTCGACTCCAAACAGGCTGACTTAAGCGCCGAAGAGATTACGGCGTTAAAAAACAGCGGTAGCATTGTTTACCGTAAAGGCAAAACCCAGTACGAAGAGGCCAGCAGGAAATATTCTATTCCGTACGAAAGGAATACACTGCTGCCCCGCATCTACGACCAGGAAGGCGATCACCCGCAGTTTTATAAAGACTGGCTGCACATCGCCGAGGGACAGAATGCGTCGTTTGTAGATAACATTAAGTTTTTGTTCAGCTGGCAAATCTACCAGATGTATGTCCGCTACTTTTTGTGGAACTATGTTGGCCGTTACAATGATATGGACGGACAAAGCAATATAGCAGGTATTGATGGTAACTGGACTTCGGGTTTTTTTGATAGCTCCAAAAATTTGCCTAAATCAATATTAGAAAACAAAAACTATGCGCCTTTATATGCACTGCCGTTTTTAATTGGCGTATTTGGCGCGGTATACCATTTCCGCCGAAACAGACGGAACGCCCTGGTGGTAACACTGCTGTTCTTTTTTACCGGCTTAGCCATTATATTATACGTTAACCAGCCGCCATTGCAGCCGCGCGAGCGCGATTACTCTTACGTAAGTTCGTTCTATGCGTTTGCCATCTGGATTGGTTTGGGCGTTATTGCCGTGGCCGATGTGTTGCGTAAAAAGCTGAGCCCACAAGTATCGGGATTAATTGCAGCCGGTGCATGTTTACTGGCGGCGCCTGTATTGATGGCCAAGCAGGAGTGGAGAGGTCATGACCGGTCGACCAAGTGGACGCCGCACGATATGGCGTACAATTACTTAATTTCGTGCGCACCCAACGCTATCCTTTTTACCTACGGCGATAATGATACCTATTCGTTATGGTATGATCAGGAGGTGGAAGGCATCAGGCCCGATGTACGTATCGTTAACCTGAGCTTATTGGGTACCGATTGGTATATCCGTGGCATGAAACATAAAATGAATGCTTCTGAGCCGTTGCCCATCACTATGCCCGACGAGAAGTTTCAGTTAGGTGTACGCGATGTGATCTACTATAACGACTCCAAGATTCCAGGATCTGTTGAGTTGAAAGAAGTATTTGATTTTATAACATCCGACGATAGCCGCGCCAAGGTTGAATACCAAAGCGGCGAAACCATGAACTATCTGCCTACTAAAAACTTTAAAATCAGCATCAATCCTGATGATGTTATTAAAAATGGCGTGGTTCCGGCAGATCAACGGGATAAGATAGCCCCGGTAATGGATTGGAAATATACATCCAATTATGTAACCAAGGATAACCTGGCCATGCTGGATATATTGGCCCACAATAACTGGAAACGCCCGGTTTATTTTGCCATCACCGTAGGTAACGAAAACATGATAGGCCTGCAGCCTTATTTATATAAGGAAGGTTTTGCTTATCATTTGATGCCTTTAAAAGTTGATACAGCCGCAAAAGATCAGGATAAAACCAATACTTTGGTGATGTACCATAACGTAATGGAGAAATTTAAATGGGGTAACATGAAGAACGCCAGTTACCTGGATCACGAATCGACCAATATGTTCTACCCGGTTATTTTATCGCTGTTTGTTAACCTGTCGCAAAATTTAATGGCCGAAGGGCATACAGACCTTGCAGCTAACACACTTCATAAATATGTTGATGTAATGCCTGATATTTATCCGGACATTACCGTTGCCCTGCGTAAAAACTACCTGGCACAGATGCTTTATGAAGTTAATGACGTTGCCGCTGCCAACAAAATGCTGAACAGCATTGACGATTATGTGGTTG